Part of the Actinomyces howellii genome, AGCTCGGCAGCCTCCTCGCGACGCCGCTCGGCCAGGCGCCACGCCTCGTCCAGGACGTCCTCACCGAGCTCCGCGGCCAGGCGCTCGAGCTCCTCGACCGGGATCGCCGCCAGCCCCGTCGCCCCGCGCACCGGGGTGGGCTCGAGGTGGAGCCGGGCCCCGGGGGCCAGGGTGGACACGAGCGCCACGACACCCTCGGGAGCGATCCACACAGGCGCGAACACGGTCAGGGAGGCAGACATCTCGGGGTCGGGGACGACGAGCACCGGCACGGTGGAACCGTCCTCGGGACCGTCCCCGGCCAGTCGCAGCCCGCCTGCCAGCCTCCGGGCGATGGAGCGCAGGGAGGTCAGCGCCTCCAGCTCGGCACCACCGGGCTGGGACCGGGGGAAGGCGTCGGTGACCGGGTCGATGCCCACGAGCGCAGCGGGCAGGGGGCCCGTGCGGTGCGGCGGGCACTCGAGGAGCATGACCTGGGTAGCCCAGGCGGGCAGCCCCATGAGACGCCGCAGCTCGTCGTCGACCTCCCAGGGGCCCTGGAGCTCGACGCCGGGGACGAGCTGGAGGCGGGAGGCACCCACCCACCCGGCGTGGGAGTCGAGCGAGAGGGCCAGAGCCTCGACCTCGTCGGCGCTCACGTCGTCGGCCAGGACGAGCATGTGGTGCGTGTCGATCCGTCCCACCGGGAACATCCCGGCGGCCGAGAAGGTCGCGGTGTCGGTCGGGAGGGAGACGGCCAAGTCCGCCGATGAACCGGGGGTCGGGGTGCTCATGAGGGAGTCTCCTCGTCGTGGGGGGTGAGGTCATGGCCGCGGACCCCGGCCTCCGCGATCCGCAGGCGATGGAAGGACTGGTGGGAGCGCGAGGCGGTCGGGCCGCGCTGGCCCTGGTAGCGCGAGCCGGAGGCGCCGTGCCCGTAGGGGGCCTCGGCGGGGCTCGACAAGCGGAAGAAGCACAGCTGTCCCACCTTCATGCCTGGCCAGAGCTTGATCGGCATGGTGGCGGTGTTCGACAGCTCCAAGGTGACGTGGCCGCTGAAGCCCGGGTCGATGAAGCCTGCCGTGGAGTGGGTGAGCAGGCCCAGACGGCCCAGGCTCGACTTGCCCTCCAGCCGTGCGGCGACGTCGTCGGGCAGGCCGATCCGCTCGTAGGTCGCCCCGAGGACGAACTCACCGGGGTGGAGGACGAAGGGCTCGTCAGGGCCGACGTCGACGAGGTGGGTGAGGTGATCCTGGCGGGCCGCCGGGTCGATGACCGGGTAGCGGTGGTTGTCGAACAACCGGAACCACCGGTCCAGGCGCACGTCGATCGACGCGGGCTGGATCATCTGCGGGTCGTAGGGGTCGAGCCGGACGCGCCCTGCATCGAGCTCGGCACGGATGTCGCGGTCGGAGAGCAGCACGTGCCGATTGTGCCAGGTCCCGACGGCGGGCTCAGTCCCGCAGGGGCACGCCCTGCGCGTCCACGCCCCAGGGGCGCGTGCCGGGCTGGGCGACCAGGATGAGGATGCCCTCGACGAGCCCCCAGATCGCGGAGACCCAGATGAGCATGCCGCAGGAGAGCAGCGAGATGAGCAGCTGGGCGACGGCCTTGCCGGTGTATCCCAGGTAGAAGTTGTGGATGCCCAGGGTACCCAGCAGGATCCCGAGGATACCGGCGGCCACCTTCGACTTCCCGTAGGCGGGCTGGGCGTAGGCGGGCTGGGCGTACGGCTGGCCGTGGCCGGACTGGGAATACGGGTCACCGCCACCGGCCTGGGCGTAGGGATCACCGTAGCCGGACTGGGAGTACGGGTCACCGCCACCGGCCTGGGCGTAGGGATCGCCGTAGCCCGCCTGGGGGTAGGCCTGGTCATAGCCCGCCTGGGGGTAGGCCTGGTCATAGCCCGCCTGGGGGTAGGCCTGGTCATAGCCCGCCTGGGGGTAGGCCTGGTCATAGCCCGCCTGGGCATACGGGTCGGGGCCGCCCGCCTCGACGTAGGGCTGGGCCTCGCCGTAGGGGGTCAGCTCGGAGCCCGTGGGCAGCGGCGAGCCTCCAGACGGGTAGGCATCATCCTGGGTGTGGTCCTGGGAGGACATCGTGTGCGTTCCTACTTCCTTGGCGAGTGGGGAATCCGACCGGAACCGACCTGCGAGGCGGGGAGCCTCGAGCCTGTGCGCCGTGGTCGCGTACCGGGCTTCACCACGCGATGAGGCTATGTGACCCTGCGGGACACGTCCTGCACACCTCGTGAGACAACGATCACGCGACAACCGCCGCCTCCGCGCCGCATCACGCACCGGCCCCCGGGCCTGTCGGACCGGGGACCGGTGCGCCGAGCCCCGACATGGGGCCGGCGTCCTCAGAAGCGCAGCGGGACTCAGACGAACCACTCGCGCTGCCAGGCAGCGCGGTTGGTCGGCATCGCAGCGAGCACAAGGAGGATGAGTCCTCCGACTCCAGGAATAAGGCCGAGAAGGACGAACAGGCCGGGCTTGCCCGAGTCGTGCATCCGGCGCACGTAGAGCGCGATTCCGGGCACGATGGTCGCCAGGCTCAAGACCGCAGACAGGAGCCAGCCGATCGTGCTGAAGATGACGAGCGCACCCGCACCGGAGTCGGAGACCGTGTACTCCCCGGTCACGGGGTCGTACTCCTGGGAGCCGGCGGCGGAGGCTGCCCCGATCATCACGAGCACCAACGGGATGAGGGACACGAGCATGAGGGCGAGGTAGGCCCACCAGAACTCCGAGCGGGAGGCCGCCCCCTTGAACTGGGCGTAGCGCTTCCAGAACCGCTTGAAGGCCTCACCGAAGCCGACGTCGGCGGGAGCGAGCTCGGGCGGGATGCTGTCGAGGCCGATTCCAGGCTGTCCGTAGCCCTGCTGTCCGTAGCCCGGCTGCGCGTAGCCCTGCTGCCCACCGTAGGCCGGCTGGCTGTAGCCCGGCTGCTGAGGGTAGGAGGGCTGCTGGTCGGCCCCCGCCTGGGGGTACCCTCCTGGCTGCTGGCTGTAGGGGTCGGGGGTCGGGGAGGTCATCACTATCCTCTTCGGTCGCGTACAGGATCAGTGGGGAGCATACGGAAGATGGACGACGGAACGCCATCCCCCCTGTGTCCGCACCTGCCGCCCTGGTCTCACACGGTCACGGCCCGGTTTGCGCACCGGCCCCGGTCGTGCGCTATGCTTCTCGGGCCTGCCACCCAGGTGGCCGCTGCGGGCGTAGTTCAATGGTAGAACCTCAGCTTCCCAAGCTGATAGCGCGGGTTCGATTCCCGTCGCCCGCTCCGTATCGAGGGGCCCGGAACCGCATGGTTCCGGGCCCCTCGACGCGCCTCCGAGCACCCGGGACACCACGGCACCCGGGACACCCCGACTGTTGAGTGCTCTACCCCACTCCTCCCGCACCACCGAGGCCGTCGCCGGCGAGACAACCCGCATGCATGTCGGGTGATCAGGCTCACCAGACATGCCCCACCCTGGCAACCTGAGGTCGGAGGGAGATGCTCGCAGAGCAGTTTCCTAGGCGTTTCTCAGGTTAGAAGGGGGTGTGTGTTCAGGATGAGCGGGTTAACTAGGTTCTGCCGTTGGACGGAGGAGGGCCGCGAGGGTTGGGGAACCCGATGACCGGACCGCCACCGAGACGGGTGTGGGTTTAAGGGAGCCCTCACCGGTCGACTCCAGCGAAGGAGGTTGCCGCCCCCGGCACTGGGAACACCGGGTAGGCAATGGCACCTCGACGACGAGGGCCCGCGGTCCGGGAGAGACAACCCGGGCCGCGGGCCACCGTCGTCCCTGAGCCGCAATCGTGCGCCGACGTCAGCACGCCGGCGACCCTCACTCGACCGGACCCCTCACCCGCCTCATGGGAGCCCTGTCCACACCCACCAGCCGACCAGCGCCGTCGCGGCCGCGTCGACGAGGAACCAGCTCGCCAACCACAGCGCTGAGGGGACACGGGTCAGCTCGGTCAGGGTCCGGTGGTCCTGCGCACCGTCCCGGGAGCGGGCGACGTCGGCCAGGGAGTCCCACGCCCCGACGAGAAGGACCATGCCCGCTCCCGCCACGAGGCCCGCCCGCAGCGCCATGGTGCCCAGGGCGTCCCCCCACCACCACAGCGCCGCGGTCAGCGCGCCGATGAGCACGACGAGCCCGATGGTGCGCATCGAGCGGGACATGACGAGCAGGACGACGAGGGCAAGGAGCACGACGACGAGCAGGGGCCCGCTCCACCCGGACAGGGCGGCGCCCACCATGACCGCACCGAGGACCGCAGGGGCCGGGTAGCCCGCCCAGGTCGTCATGATCCGTGCCGGGCCGTGGGACCGCCCGGAGGTCACCGCGCTGCCCGCGAGGTTGCGCTCGACGACGAAGCCGTGAAAACGCCGGCCCGTGAGCACGCCCGCCGTCGCGTGGCCCGCCTCGTGAACCACCGTCGTCACCGCCCGGCCCCATCGGCGCGCCGAGGGCAGGAGGTAGACGAGGGTGACGAGGACGAGCGCCGGCCACAGGGTGGTCGTCTGCGGCGGCGCCGTCGGCAGGGTCCGGGCGAGCAGGTCGTCCCCGAGAGCAGCAGGGACGCGGCCGGGTGCGGCAGCGGTGTCCAGCATGGCGATGACGTTCACGTGCGGGAGTGTGACAGCCCAGCCTGTGCACGCCACGAGGCTCGCCCCGGGTCGGCCCGGGCACGCAGGGGCAGTCGGTGCGTCTAGGTGTAGTTCCCTGTGAGGTTGTGAACGCGGTCTGCGGCGGTAGCAGGCGCCGTTATCGGTCATCACCGCCTGCACGCGCACGCCGATGGAGGCGAAGAACGCAGCCGCGCGCCGCCAGAACCCCGCGGCGGTCTGCGTGGTCTCGTCTTGGAGGATCTCGGAGCAGACCAGGCGCGAGTGGTCGTCAACGGCGTGGTGCAGGTACCGGTACCCGCCGACGGTCCGTCCCGTGCGGCGGGACCTGGTCTTGGCGCGGTCGGCGGCCAGGGCTGGCGCTGAGCCGCGCCCGTGGGCCCTCCAGCCCCCGCCGTCGGGGACTCGGTCGAGCTTCCTGGGCATCGACGTGAACCAGCTCGCCCGGGGCTGTGGTGGGGGCGGCTGGAGCGGTTGCATGCTTGACGGCCAAACGCATGAGTTCTGGCGGTTCGCGCGTGCTAGCCAGGCGCGAACCGCCAGAACTCATGCGCTCGACGACAATCCCTGCACGACGGGCCCGGCCGAGGTCGCGCACCGACCCACCCCGCCGCCGACCGTCTCACCGGACCGTCCCGGGCTTCGTGGAGGGTGGGTAGTCACGCCGTAGCGGGGGCCGCGACGGTGGTGTGATCGTCGTAGTGGTTCTCGGCGGCTGCCGGCGGCAGCTCGTCGGGGTTGGTGCGGTGAGGCCGGACGTGGTTGTACCAGTTGACCCAGGCGCTGGTGGCGGCCTCCAGGTCATCGCGGCCCTCCAGGTCCGGGGCCACACGAGCTCGCGCTTGTAGGACTTGTTCAGGGCCTCGGCGGCGGCGTTGTCGTACGACGACCCCACCGCCCCGGTGGACGGGTCGATCCCCTCCTCGGCGAGGCGGTCGGCGTAGCAGATCGACAGGCACTGCGAGCCGTGGTCGCAGCGGTGGACGAGACCGGCCAGGGAGCGTCCCTCACGGTCCTTGCGCTGCCAGATGGCCTGCTCCAGGGCGCCCAGGGCGAGGTCGGTGTCCATCCGGGTAGAGGTCGCCCACCCCACGACCCGACGCGAGTGCAGGTCCATCACGAAGGCGGTGTAGCAGAACCCCGACCAGGTACGGACATAGGTGAAGTCGACGACCCACCGCCGATTGGGAGGCTGCGCGGCGAAGTCTCGGCGCACCAGGTCCTCAGGGACCTGGGAGCACGCCGCCAGGTTCCTTGTGCTCCTCGATGAAGCGGACCACGTCATTCACAGGCGGTCGAGCTCCGCCTGGGCGAAATACGCGCTCGCCTTGCGCAGGATCTCGTTGGCCCGGCGCAGCTCGCGGACCTCCTTCTCCAGCTCTCGGATCCGCCGCGCCTCCTCGGTGGTCGCCCCAGGACGCTGATGGTCATCGATCTGGGCCTGGCGGACCCAGCCGCGCAGCGTCTCGCTGTTGACGCCGAACTCCTCCCCGACGCGCCTGAAACAGCCCTTGGCCCCCGCTCAGGATCCTTCAGAGCGTCCAGGCACAGGCGGATCGCTCGCTCCTTGAGCTCCTCCGGGTACTTCCTAGATGCTGGCATGATCATCATCCTTCCGTGGAATCAGACCCTCCACCACACCCAGGACGATCCAGTACGTCTAGAGTCGCCGCATGCACGAGCGCACCCGCCACCTCGAGCCCCAGGTCCCCGGCCCCCTCGTCGTGGCCGCGGCCGTCCTGGACTCGTTGGACGCACCGAGGTCCCTCCTGTGCGCCGCGAGAGCCTACCCGGTCGAGCACGCCGGCCAGTACGAGCTGCCCGGGGGCAAGGTGGAGCCGGGCGAGGCCCCGCTCAGCGCCCTGGCCCGTGAGCTGGACGAGGAGCTGAGCATGGGGGTCCGGATCGGCCCGGAGGTCGAGCCGCCCGCGCCGCTGGCGGTCCCCGCCCCTCGGGACGGGGCCGCCAGCGGCGACACCGCACCGGCCTGGCCCGTGCTGCACGGTTTTCGCATGCGGGTGTGGATGACCGAGCCCGCCGGCACCGGCGGCCGCCCACGGCCGGGCGGCTCCCACGAGCAGGTGCGGTGGGTGCCCCTGGACTCCGTCCTCGACCTGCCCTGGTTGCCGGCAGACCGTCCCATCCTCGAGGCGGTCCTCAGCCGTGCGCGCACCTCGGGCACGCCACGCGATCCTCTGGCTCCGGCCCTCCCGCCTCCCGCGGTCGACGGAGGCGACCACCAGCCGGGGATCTGACGCTCGCCGCGTTTTCGTCACGTCATGGTCTAAGGTGGCGCCATGCCGAAGATCATCGGGGGATCACTCGCCGAGCACCGCGAGCGCACACGACACGCCCTGTTCCACGCCCTGGACGACCTCATGAGCGAGCTCTCCTTCGACAAGATCACCCTGTCCGACGTCGCCGCCCACGCCGGCGTGGGCCGCACGGCCGTCTACAACCACTTCGCCGACAAGGAGGACCTCCTCCTGGCCTTCATGGAGCACACGACGGCGCAGTACGCCGAGGAGCTCGGGCGAGCGCTGGCCGGCACCCAGGACCCGATTGACCGTCTGCGCGTCTACGTGCGTCAGCAGGCGCTTATCAAGCGCAGCTACCACTTCCCCACCGGCGGCGCCCTGTCCAGCGCCGTCTCGCACAGCACCGCGGGCCGCCTGCGTGCCCACGCCGGGCACACGGCCCAGCTGCTCACCCAGATCCTGTCCGACGCCATCGAGCAGGGAGTGATCCCCCACCAGGACGTCTCCCAGGTCATCCCCCTCATCCACGCCTGCGTCATGGGAGGACGGCCCACGCCCGCCGAGCCGGCGGAGCGCGCCGCCTACCTCGATGCTCTTGACACCTTCGTCCTGCGCGCCGTCGGCGCCACCCCGCCCGACCACCCGGTGCCCACGACCGCGGAGGCACAGGCGGTCGAGTGCTCGGGAGCCGCCGAGCCGGCCTGAGACCCGCGGCCTGCGCGCACAGGGCCGGTCCAGGGCCGGAGGGTACCGCCCGGCCCGGGGCCGGGAGCACCTGCGCCGCCCGCCCCGCTCCTACCAGCGCCGGCCGGAGGACACCCCGCTCCCGTCGCCCTCGTTGGCGTCGTTGTTGCGCTGCTCGAGCTCGTCGCGCTGGCCCGGGGTCGGTGACGGGGAGGGACTGGCCGACTCCGACGCCCCGGGGGAGGACGACGGGCTCGCGCTCGAGGACGGCGAGCTCGACGGGTCGGGCGTGGGGCTCGAGGACGGCGAGCTCGACGGGTCGGCCGTGGAGGTCGGGCTGGGGCTCGGCTGGGAGGTCTGCGACGGCGAGGCCGTGGGGTCGGCGGACTGGGGCGGAGGGATCTCGCACTCGCCCGCTGCGCTGGTCGCCTGAGCGTTGTGCTCCTGCGCCCCGGCGGTGTCCCCCGCCTCGGTGGCCACCTGGGCCTGGGCCGAGCGCGTCACGTAGAGGTTGACCCTCACGAGGCACTCTGGGGCGTAGGGGTCCTTGATCTCCACGGCGTTGCCGTCGGCGTCCTGGGCGGTCACCGTCTGCGCTCGTGGTGCCAGCGGCAGGGCGGCCTCGAGCTCGGCGGCGGCCGCGTCCAGGTCCTCGGCCATGAGGAGCGCCGTGCCCAGGTTGTAGTGGACCCGCCACTGCTCGAGCAGCGGGTTGATCGTCGAGACCGTCCGGTAGCGGCTCGCGGCCAGGTCGTAGTCTCCCTGGACCGCTGCACGGTTGGCGGCCGTCGTCAGGCCCCAGACGAGGACCATCCACACCGACACGATCAGGACGAGGACCGCCGGGACGCCTCCCCAGGTCAGGAGGCGCCGACGGCGACGCAGCCGTGCCGCCCTGCGCCGGGGGTCCTCAGGGCCGGGACCGGCCTCGGCGGGGCTGAGCGAGGCGGCGTAGTCCTGGGCGTCCTGCGCACTGGTCCCCCCGGGCTGGAAACGGGTCGGGTCATCCGCCCCCGCCCCGGGTGACCCGGCAGGATCCGAGGACTGTCTGCGACGTCCGGGCAGTCTCATGGCCTTCCCCCCTTACGCACGGCGGCAGCGGTGGCACGACTGAGGTCCCTCAGGCCGAGGTCGGCACGCGCCAGGGCGACCGCCTCCCACAGGAGCAGGCCGGCGGCGGTCAGCCCGAGGGGCCAGGTGAGGTACTGACGTGCGCGCCGGCGCTGGCGGCCGTCGGACAGGACCGCGTCGACGTCCTGGTCGGTGAATGCGGAGGTCGGGGCGTCGTCGGGGCCGCCGGTGCGCTGGAGGTAGGTGATCCCCAGGTCCTGCGCCACGGTCTCGAGCAGGGCCGTGTCCGGCACGGAGACGGCGTCCTGACCGGTGGCCGGGTCCTGGATGTACGGCTGGTCCGTGGTCTGGCCCCATCCGGTGAACTCCCGCATCCGCCCGCCCTCTGGGGTGCCGTAGCCGAGCACGGCGCCCCCGTCGACGAGGGGTCCCAGAGCCGACCAGGACAGCCCGGCAGCACTGGCCTCGGCGGCGCCGGCCCCGTCGTCCGTGGCCTCGCCGTCCGACAGGATGTAGACGAGCCGAGCGTTCTCCGGTGTCGCTCCCGCCGCGCTGTCGAGGCTCGAGGTGAGCAGGGGCAGGGCCCGCTCAAGGGAGGACCCGCTGGAGCGGTCGGTCACCTCCTGGCTCAGGGAGTCGATCCAGGAGGACACCGCGTCGAGGTCGGTGGTCAGGGGCAGCTCCCGGGCGGCGGTGGAGTCCAGGGCGAGGATGCTGAAGGAGGCGCTCGGGTAGGCGTCCTTGATGGCGGTCAGGTCCTGCTTGACACCGTCCAGGCGCACGCCACCACCCGCATCGGGCCCTCCGGCCCAGTCCTCGGCCGCCATCGAGCCGGTGCGGTCGACGACGAGGAAGATCTCGACGTTCGACACCGTCACCTTCTCGTGGGTCGGCAGGCTCGGTCCGGCCAGGAGCAGGACGAGCACGCAGCACAGCACCGCACGGCGCCACCACGCCGCGCGCGATCCGGGCTCGCCGCCCCGCCCCAGCAGCCAGGAGGCCGAGCGCGTGAGGGCGGCGGCAGCGGCCACGACGACGATGACGACCGGTATCCAGCCGAACAGGGGCTCGAGGGTCATGCTCTCCTCCATGCGGTCAGCGCCAGGATGAGCAGGACGGCCACGGTGAGCAGCGCCGCGGCGGTGTGGGGCACGTCCGAGCGACGCACCTGGGTGTCGGCGCCGAGCTCGTCAACCTGGGCGGCCTCCATCTCCTCGACGATCTTTCCCGCGGCGTCGGCGTCGTCCACCTCGTAGAACAGGCCGTTGTGCTCGGTGGTGACCTGCTCGAGCTCGACGCGTGCCTCCTCGACGTCCTTGCCGGAGACTGAGGGGTCGACCAGCTCGGGGTCGGCGCCGAACAGCGAGAACAGCCGGATGTCCTCCTGGGCTGCCAGGTCGGCCGCCTCGGACAACGAGTAGATCTGCAGCCCGTCGGGGTCCTGCACCTGGTTGTCCGAGGCCAGGACGATGGAGCGGGACCGGTCCGCGACCTTGTGGTCGAAGGCCATCGTGCACGAGGCCAGCCCGTCGCCGATGAGGGAGGAGGCCTCGACGTCGGGGGTGACCGTCCCCGCGAAGGTCTGGCCGTAGCGGTCGAGGGCGGGGTTGCCGTAGTAGGGGTCGAAGTCCAGGACGTCGGCGATGTTGTTGAGCTGGTCCTCGAGCAGGACGTAGTCGTCGGTCAGGGGCACGATCGTCTGCGCGGTCGTGTTCCAGGCCACGAGCGCGACCCTCTCGCCGTCGAAGGTGTCGAGCATCTCGGAGAAGGTCTCCAGGATCTTGGCGTCGGTCGTCA contains:
- the dcd gene encoding dCTP deaminase is translated as MLLSDRDIRAELDAGRVRLDPYDPQMIQPASIDVRLDRWFRLFDNHRYPVIDPAARQDHLTHLVDVGPDEPFVLHPGEFVLGATYERIGLPDDVAARLEGKSSLGRLGLLTHSTAGFIDPGFSGHVTLELSNTATMPIKLWPGMKVGQLCFFRLSSPAEAPYGHGASGSRYQGQRGPTASRSHQSFHRLRIAEAGVRGHDLTPHDEETPS
- a CDS encoding TM2 domain-containing protein, which translates into the protein MSSQDHTQDDAYPSGGSPLPTGSELTPYGEAQPYVEAGGPDPYAQAGYDQAYPQAGYDQAYPQAGYDQAYPQAGYDQAYPQAGYGDPYAQAGGGDPYSQSGYGDPYAQAGGGDPYSQSGHGQPYAQPAYAQPAYGKSKVAAGILGILLGTLGIHNFYLGYTGKAVAQLLISLLSCGMLIWVSAIWGLVEGILILVAQPGTRPWGVDAQGVPLRD
- a CDS encoding DUF805 domain-containing protein, whose amino-acid sequence is MTSPTPDPYSQQPGGYPQAGADQQPSYPQQPGYSQPAYGGQQGYAQPGYGQQGYGQPGIGLDSIPPELAPADVGFGEAFKRFWKRYAQFKGAASRSEFWWAYLALMLVSLIPLVLVMIGAASAAGSQEYDPVTGEYTVSDSGAGALVIFSTIGWLLSAVLSLATIVPGIALYVRRMHDSGKPGLFVLLGLIPGVGGLILLVLAAMPTNRAAWQREWFV
- a CDS encoding M50 family metallopeptidase, giving the protein MLDTAAAPGRVPAALGDDLLARTLPTAPPQTTTLWPALVLVTLVYLLPSARRWGRAVTTVVHEAGHATAGVLTGRRFHGFVVERNLAGSAVTSGRSHGPARIMTTWAGYPAPAVLGAVMVGAALSGWSGPLLVVVLLALVVLLVMSRSMRTIGLVVLIGALTAALWWWGDALGTMALRAGLVAGAGMVLLVGAWDSLADVARSRDGAQDHRTLTELTRVPSALWLASWFLVDAAATALVGWWVWTGLP
- a CDS encoding DDE-type integrase/transposase/recombinase; amino-acid sequence: MRRDFAAQPPNRRWVVDFTYVRTWSGFCYTAFVMDLHSRRVVGWATSTRMDTDLALGALEQAIWQRKDREGRSLAGLVHRCDHGSQCLSICYADRLAEEGIDPSTGAVGSSYDNAAAEALNKSYKRELVWPRTWRAAMTWRPPPAPGSTGTTTSGLTAPTPTSCRRQPPRTTTTITPPSRPPLRRDYPPSTKPGTVR
- a CDS encoding NUDIX domain-containing protein encodes the protein MHERTRHLEPQVPGPLVVAAAVLDSLDAPRSLLCAARAYPVEHAGQYELPGGKVEPGEAPLSALARELDEELSMGVRIGPEVEPPAPLAVPAPRDGAASGDTAPAWPVLHGFRMRVWMTEPAGTGGRPRPGGSHEQVRWVPLDSVLDLPWLPADRPILEAVLSRARTSGTPRDPLAPALPPPAVDGGDHQPGI
- a CDS encoding TetR/AcrR family transcriptional regulator, coding for MPKIIGGSLAEHRERTRHALFHALDDLMSELSFDKITLSDVAAHAGVGRTAVYNHFADKEDLLLAFMEHTTAQYAEELGRALAGTQDPIDRLRVYVRQQALIKRSYHFPTGGALSSAVSHSTAGRLRAHAGHTAQLLTQILSDAIEQGVIPHQDVSQVIPLIHACVMGGRPTPAEPAERAAYLDALDTFVLRAVGATPPDHPVPTTAEAQAVECSGAAEPA
- a CDS encoding VWA domain-containing protein, translating into MTLEPLFGWIPVVIVVVAAAAALTRSASWLLGRGGEPGSRAAWWRRAVLCCVLVLLLAGPSLPTHEKVTVSNVEIFLVVDRTGSMAAEDWAGGPDAGGGVRLDGVKQDLTAIKDAYPSASFSILALDSTAARELPLTTDLDAVSSWIDSLSQEVTDRSSGSSLERALPLLTSSLDSAAGATPENARLVYILSDGEATDDGAGAAEASAAGLSWSALGPLVDGGAVLGYGTPEGGRMREFTGWGQTTDQPYIQDPATGQDAVSVPDTALLETVAQDLGITYLQRTGGPDDAPTSAFTDQDVDAVLSDGRQRRRARQYLTWPLGLTAAGLLLWEAVALARADLGLRDLSRATAAAVRKGGRP
- a CDS encoding VWA domain-containing protein gives rise to the protein MPWLFWLLLAVALAVVLVVLVRGWRAGGAGRGPRRRARSASTPRRVANSAPMLLSPVVRSRVRARRLLHALLAVLVVVGLVAASTIAGRPVKETIRNEALASRDIVLCLDVSTSMVTTDAKILETFSEMLDTFDGERVALVAWNTTAQTIVPLTDDYVLLEDQLNNIADVLDFDPYYGNPALDRYGQTFAGTVTPDVEASSLIGDGLASCTMAFDHKVADRSRSIVLASDNQVQDPDGLQIYSLSEAADLAAQEDIRLFSLFGADPELVDPSVSGKDVEEARVELEQVTTEHNGLFYEVDDADAAGKIVEEMEAAQVDELGADTQVRRSDVPHTAAALLTVAVLLILALTAWRRA